The genomic segment GCGGCGCTTCGAGGCCCGCCCGCTCGCTCCAGCCGGCCAGAAGGTTCAGGTTCTGGACGCCATTGGCGGCGCCGCCCTTGCCCAGGTTGTCCAGCGCCGACAGGCAGACGGCCCGGCCGGTGCGGGTATCGGCGACCACGGCCACATCGCAGTAGTTCGAGCCCAGCACGGCTCGCGTCGTCGGTCGCTGGCCCTCGTCCAGCACCCTGACGAAGGGCTCGCCGGCGTAGAAGTCTCGATAGACGGCGAGCAGCTCCCGCGTGGTGGCGTCGGTGGCCAGCGGCACGACGGCCGTCGTGAACAGGCCGCGGTTGAGGGGCACCAGGTGCGGGGTGAACGTGACACGGACCGGCGAGCCGGCCAGGGCCGAGAGCTCCTGCTCGATCTCGGGCGTGTGGCGGTGCACGCCGACCCCGTAGGCCTGGACGTTCTCGTTGGCCTCCGTGTAGAGATACATCGGGTCCATCTTCCGTCCCTGGGCCCCCGCTCCGCTCACACCGGACTTGCCGTCGATCACGATGCCATCCGGCCTGGCCAACCCGGTCTTCAACAGCGGCGCCACGGCCAGGACGGCCCCGGCCGGGTAGCATCCCGGCGCCGCCACCAGACAAGCGCCAGCGATCGCCTTGCGGTGCAGCTCGGGCAGCCCGTACACCGCCTCGCCCAGTCCTGGCCGATCGATGTGGGGCGCGTTGTACCAGACCGTGTAGTCGTCGGCGTCGTGCAGGCGGTAGTCGGCCGAGAGATCGATGGCCCGCACGCGGCGCTGCCGCAGCACGGGCACGATCCTTTGAGACTCCATGTGAGGCAGGGCCAGCACGACGATGTCGGCCGCGCCGGCAAGCCACTCGGCCTCGAGGTCGTGAAAACGCAGGTCGCTGAACCCCCTGAGATGCGGGAAGGCGCTGGACAGCGGCTGTCCGGAGAGCCGATCCGAGGTGACGCCGGTCAGCTCCAGATGCGGGTGGCGGAGGACCAGCCGCAGGAGCTCGGCGCCCATGTAACCGCTGGCGCCGGCAACAGCCACGCGAAGGGTCGCCGCCACGACGCTTACCGCTTGGAGTACTGGAACTTCTGGCGGGCGCCTGGCTGCCCGTACTTCTTGCGCTCGCGCATCCGTGGATCACGGGTGAGCAGCCCGGCCTTCTTGAGAACCTGCCGCAAGTTCTCGTCGAACCGGACGAGCGCTCGGGCCAACCCGTGCCGCAGCGCACCCGCCTGGCCGGTGGGCCCTCCCCCGAAGACGGTGGCCAGCACGTCGAACTGCTCCGCCGTGTTGGTGACTTGAAGCGGCTGGGCGATGATCATCCGCAGCGTCTCACGGGGAAAGTAATCCTCGAACGTGCGCCGATTGATGGTGACCCGTCCCGAGCCCGGCCGGATCCAGACCCGGGCCACGGATGTCTTGCGGCGCCCGGTGCCGTAGAAGCGCTCGACGACGGCTGCCATTACCGCTGGCCCGCCGCCAGCGGCTCGGGACGCTGGGCCTGGTGCGGATGGGCGCTTCCCCGGTAGACCTTGAGCTTCTTGGCCATCGCCCGGCCCAGCCGATTCTTGGGCAGCATGCCCTGCACGGCCCACTCGATGACCCGCTCGGGATGAGTCCGGAGCATCGTCTCGGCGTTCACCTCGCGGAGCGCGCCGATGTAGCCGGTGTGCCAGCGGTACATCTTGTCGCGAAGCTTGCGCCCGGTGAGGTGGACCTTCTCGGCATTGACGACGATGACGTGGTCGCCGCCATCCAGGTGCGGGCTGAACGTCGGCTTGTGCTTGCCCCTCAGGATCGTCGCCACCCGCGTCGCCAGGCGCCCCAGCACCTGGTCCTGGGCGTCGACGACGAACCACTTCCTCTCGCTCTCACTCATCCTCATCCTCGTGCGATCCGGCGTTGCGATAGCTCGGCTAAGTGGGCCTCAGACCAGCCAAATTGCAACGCCATACTCTACGGGAAAATGCAGGGGCTGTCAACGAACTGGCCACACCTTCCCGACTCACGCCCTCGTCTTGTCCCGCCAGGGGCAGAGCGTCAGGACCGGGCAGACGGGACAACGGGGCTTGCGGGCCACACAGGTGCGGCGTCCGTGCGCCTGGAAGAGGTGGCAGGTTCGAGTCCACCTGGCCCGCGGGAGCACCTCGGCCAGCTCGTCGTGGACCGGGTCGGGGTCCCTGGAGCGGGCCAGCCCCAGGCGTTGCGAGACGCGGAGCACATGGGTGTCGACGGCGATGGCGGGCTGGCCGAAGGCGTTGCCGAGAACCACGTTGGCCGTCTTGAGCCCGACGCCGGGCAGCGCGGTAAGCAGCGCGCGCTCGGCCGGCACCTGGCCGCCGTGCTTGTCGACCAGCATCCTGGCCATGGCGACGATGGCGCGGGCCTTGGATCGGAAGAACCCCGTCGGGCGAATGTCCCGCTCCAGCGCGGCGGGGTCGGCCCGCGCGTAATCCTCGGCCGTCCGATACTTTCGGAAGAGCGACCGGGTGACCGTGTTCACACGCTCGTCGGTGCACTGCGCGGACAGAATGGTCGCCACGAGCAGCTCGAGCGACGTCGTGAACTCCAGCGCGATCCTGGCGTCGGGATAGGCCCGCTCCAGTGCCGCGATGATGCGCCGGGCCCTGGCCTTCGTGGCCTCCCGAGACTCCCGCGCCCTGCTCACCGACCCAGCTGTGCGCGGAGCCGGGCCAGGCGCTCCGTGAGGTCGGCGCCCTCCAGCGGCTGCGGCGCATGGTGGACGAGCCAGGCCGGCTCCCGGGGAGCAGGGTCGCGGGCCAGGCGGGGAACGATGTGCCAGTGGATGTGGGGAATCTGGTTGCCGAGCAGCTCGTAATTGACCTTGATGGCGTGGAAGGTCGTGGCCAGGACCCGAGCGACCTCGCTGACCTCTTCCATCAGCGCGGCGCGTTCCTCGTGGCTCAGCTCGTAGAGCTCGGTGGCGTGACGCTTGAGGACCAGCACCGTCCAGCCGGGAAAGAACTGATCGGCGTGCAAGTAGGCGACGGACACCCCGAGATCGGCGATACGATGATCGGCCCGCGGCCAGCGACCGCTGCAGGCCAGGCAGCTCCCCGGGTCAACCGCGGGCGGCAAGGAACGGGCCCAGGCGGCGCAGGCCTTCCTGGATGCGCTCGAGCGCCGCCGCATAGGAAAAGCGCAGGTACCCTTCGGCGTTGGCCCCGAACGCCGCTCCCGGGGTGACGGCCACGCGAGCGCTCTCGAGCATCTCGTACACGAAGCTCGTGGAGTCGCCCGTGTAGCGCCGAGCATTGGCCAGCACGTAAAACGCCCCCGTCGGCTCGCGGGCCACGCCCAGTCCGACG from the Candidatus Methylomirabilota bacterium genome contains:
- the argC gene encoding N-acetyl-gamma-glutamyl-phosphate reductase, whose protein sequence is MAATLRVAVAGASGYMGAELLRLVLRHPHLELTGVTSDRLSGQPLSSAFPHLRGFSDLRFHDLEAEWLAGAADIVVLALPHMESQRIVPVLRQRRVRAIDLSADYRLHDADDYTVWYNAPHIDRPGLGEAVYGLPELHRKAIAGACLVAAPGCYPAGAVLAVAPLLKTGLARPDGIVIDGKSGVSGAGAQGRKMDPMYLYTEANENVQAYGVGVHRHTPEIEQELSALAGSPVRVTFTPHLVPLNRGLFTTAVVPLATDATTRELLAVYRDFYAGEPFVRVLDEGQRPTTRAVLGSNYCDVAVVADTRTGRAVCLSALDNLGKGGAANGVQNLNLLAGWSERAGLEAPPVYP
- the rpsI gene encoding 30S ribosomal protein S9, with amino-acid sequence MAAVVERFYGTGRRKTSVARVWIRPGSGRVTINRRTFEDYFPRETLRMIIAQPLQVTNTAEQFDVLATVFGGGPTGQAGALRHGLARALVRFDENLRQVLKKAGLLTRDPRMRERKKYGQPGARQKFQYSKR
- the rplM gene encoding 50S ribosomal protein L13, whose translation is MRMSESERKWFVVDAQDQVLGRLATRVATILRGKHKPTFSPHLDGGDHVIVVNAEKVHLTGRKLRDKMYRWHTGYIGALREVNAETMLRTHPERVIEWAVQGMLPKNRLGRAMAKKLKVYRGSAHPHQAQRPEPLAAGQR
- the nth gene encoding endonuclease III encodes the protein MSRARESREATKARARRIIAALERAYPDARIALEFTTSLELLVATILSAQCTDERVNTVTRSLFRKYRTAEDYARADPAALERDIRPTGFFRSKARAIVAMARMLVDKHGGQVPAERALLTALPGVGLKTANVVLGNAFGQPAIAVDTHVLRVSQRLGLARSRDPDPVHDELAEVLPRARWTRTCHLFQAHGRRTCVARKPRCPVCPVLTLCPWRDKTRA
- a CDS encoding HIT family protein, with product MSVAYLHADQFFPGWTVLVLKRHATELYELSHEERAALMEEVSEVARVLATTFHAIKVNYELLGNQIPHIHWHIVPRLARDPAPREPAWLVHHAPQPLEGADLTERLARLRAQLGR